The proteins below come from a single Chrysoperla carnea chromosome 1, inChrCarn1.1, whole genome shotgun sequence genomic window:
- the LOC123298602 gene encoding uncharacterized protein LOC123298602, whose amino-acid sequence MTKGKLRHPRALFQISKVLWHLDIFRRSFRDLSGHACMAESCIFCALKELFSQLQFSQESALPPDALRRALGESFFDQQKFQLGFMDDAAECFENILQRIHMHIAHGEAEDMCNARHCIPHQKFAMTLVEQSVCGACGATSEPLPFTQMVHYVSASALTAQARQNTQGPTDMFGQLLRKAGGMGDIRECPSACGAKIQICRTLMNRPEIVSIGVVWDSERPNLEHIMDVFATVGTTLRLSDVFHSVVDTRWGATNTHQLVGVVTYYGKHYSTFFFHTKLRVWIYFDDATVREIGPRWDQVVEKCRRGRYQPLLLLYANPGGTPVCTETAPKTITPLHADRTPSMKPPLSQPIIRRSITPSPEKPNINNMRRAITPNPDAPLYNQQRPLRPQNDYQNLAVIQDNIHAVQNSGMNGDQEPNYISRKTVENVLSAQNAKKHLQVHRSLSAGSSSIASDGLNVPDHLNIPRRRDSGNWSGDRNSASSSSSTTMENPYLYLVGKIQHRNSGSVPGSPTRVKPGEHSSVSSGIYDAGYDSYSLSSTDSLPIQQGLKHNLQLAQIPEVRDHSRNGVGDDCEKLCVEADQLLDKSRQTEDAHDLETALVLCNAAASKARAAMDAPYNNPQTMTFARMKHNTCIMRARSLHRRMLQEKGMIEGNLDIRHTREGSSGSGRHSRQNSRDKGNHSRQNSKELLVAPTPVVEKAPTPSKNIEIYATLPKKKGGMFKKLSATNVIEDEEYMLYDRPPRESRSIFSRSKTKDEEKEKVVREKRSRSEDRSKVLSDLSLSASEMFKKDKKEEKEDKKDGKTGKKQHKIRRKLLMGGLIKRKNRSMPDLTEGNTEVSKVVDPVSTTVDDSSVGLKGTEKTATMCGYLSEGHLEFAGSPTGCNTNPNLERSKLMRKSFHSSAGKILTAAKVPPPPPLRTTSQLSGSKLHDEVNQTNKLTQYHDYYYHNNQNQNYNQNQNHTTEPQSLPYMPSYNGYNPANNYPQRGGPQYYNESTLYDTVNQNPCNNMIITKADVHQEQSPMKSDSYNTPIDSGVDEVDCVMPSVSLELPPYPSPLNSVSHSRQPSEDFPPPPPPLDLSALEEHLQGVDTGKSTPEPLAAPAPSTFLLQLQQKRKQILTEETEFKHEKVESTERSSGDVWLKELQAKQAVLRLKRNQSEAAQKSNGSLNGSCQSLLSNDSDNSKAASVKDLASRFEQIRLPSKQADASIKRTPSTNSISNDDQMNAITSDQIQQEIREVEMLNAVVAQTFTASSNELGDSSDSDSKQRPKRTKKKSVSFCDQVILVATAEEQEDDSYIPNPILERVLRSAFNKPETEAIEQEIRSLREAELRKENAAKEQITNLNPSVEDKIDSIIMQNAVATPSMPSPPISFVRTDASGKLMQVNNAENNPGFQRQGSKELLCPTQPMYNKVPPNLQYGSSPNQSILPNKFPQPGPATHQARIQNLAQSRQIPQNGAITSNPQNSYHANQNHSSSYQQIPSTQNQQSPYQLIPSSQNQQSSYQQIPSNPNQQNIPSTQNQQSPYQPIPSSQNQQSPYQPIPSNQHSPYQQIPSSQNQQSSYQQNPSMQNQQSSYQQISSAQSQQNSYQQVPSSQNMQSSYQPVPSSQNQQSSYQQIPSNASHLHSNHLQTNQMRQSPSGFHYQQSEYNQNGNGPINGYHNGYPNNGPQSNNNSAVNGYPNHPTTYPQNGNITSPGVQTNYPSHHAGYNSSSPSYTAQSVQNYPENAQNMQQYRQHNQQTNQSAPVYQHPPPPGSNFNGQYHPNYVQKAMTRHPNNHPQTVLNGAQKSSPQGVYQRVPENANHSVYQRLPHHETSPQNGSVYQKLPDHPQNQSPYQRVPQPHDTQIPANSPYQRVPPPHPDNVPNSLYQTVPQKQFDPMYPQNQSNKLPYQQISKSMLAAQKKSVHFEPGTKGGAESPSPPKNGLTNGNVPQNENVLKTVPCNLCRKKQVLPPLTYCSDCDFYMSRFRPRH is encoded by the exons gaattattttcacaattacaATTCTCCCAGGAAAGTGCATTGCCTCCAGATGCATTACGACGCGCCTTAGGTGAAAGTTTCTTCGACCAACAGAAGTTTCAATTAGGTTTTATGGACGATGCTGCTGAATGTTTTGAGAATATATTACAACGAATCCATATGCATATTGCACATGGCGAAGCGGAGGATATGTGTAATGCAAGACATTGTATACCACATCAAAAGTTTGCGATGACGCTTGTGGAACAAAGTGTTTGCGGTGCTTGTGGTGCTACATCTGAACCATTGCCATTTACTCAG ATGGTGCATTACGTGTCGGCATCAGCATTAACTGCTCAAGCCCGCCAAAATACTCAAGGTCCAACAGACATGTTTGGCCAACTTCTTAGAAAAGCCGGTGGTATGGGTGACATTAGAGAATGTCCG AGTGCTTGCGGTGCCAAAATACAAATATGTCGAACGTTAATGAACCGACCCGAAATAGTTTCAATTGGTGTAGTATGGGATTCAGAGCGGCCAAACCTTGAACATATTATGGATGTTTTTGCTACAGTGGGTACAACCCTTCGGTTAAGCGATGTATTTCACAGTGTTGTCGATACGAGATGGGGTGCTACAAATACCCATCAATTAGTTGGTGTTGTCACCTATTATGGAAAACATTATTCCACATTTTTCTTCCATACAAAATTACGGGTATGGATTTATTTTGATGATGCAACTGTTCGAGAAATTGGTCCCAGATGGGATCAAGTTGTGGAAAAATGTCGACGTGGACGATATCAaccattattgttattatacgcGAATCCTGGAGGTACTCCAGTATGTACGGAAACTGCTCCAAAAACAATAACACCTTTACATGCGGATCGAACACCTAGCATGAAACCACCATTATCACAGCCAATTATTCGACGATCGATTACACCAAGCCCAGAAAAgccgaatataaataatatgcgaCGTGCTATCACTCCCAATCCAGACGCACCATTATATAATCAACAAAGACCGTTACGACCACAAAACGATTACCAGAATTTAGCCGTAATTCAAGATAATATTCATGCGGTTCAAAATTCTGGAATGAATGGTGATCAAGAACCGAATTATATTAGTCGAAAAACTGTCGAAAATGTTTTAAGTGCACAAAATgctaaaaaacatttacaagtACATCGAAGTCTTAGTGCTGGTTCATCGTCGATTGCATCCGATGGACTTAATGTTCCAGATCATTTGAATATTCCACGACGTCGAGACTCAGGTAACTGGAGTGGAGATCGAAACAGTGCATCGTCTTCCTCATCCACAACAATGGAGAATCCCTACTTGTATTTAGTGGGAAAAATTCAACATCGAAATTCAGGCAGTGTTCCAGGTAGCCCAACCAGAGTAAAACCTGGGGAACATTCGAGTGTTAGTAGTGGAATTTATGATGCTGGATATGATTCGTATTCGCTGAGTTCCACTGATAGTTTACCAATTCAACAAGGATTGAAACATAATTTACAATTAGCACAAATACCAGAAGTTCGAGATCACTCCCGAAATGGCGTTGGAGATGATTGCGAAAAATTATGTGTCGAAGCTGATCAATTGTTAGATAAATCACGACAAACCGAAGACGCACATGATTTAGAAACTGCGTTAGTTCTGTGCAATGCTGCCGCGTCTAAAGCTCGAGCTGCAATGGACGCACCGTACAATAATCCCCAAACAATGACTTTTGCTCGAATGAAACATAATACTTGTATTATGCGAGCTAGAAGCTTACATAGAAGAATGCTTCAAGAAAAAGGAATGATTGAAGGGAACCTTGATATCAGGCATACCAGAGAAGGAAGCAGTGGAAGTGGTCGCCACTCACGACAAAATTCACGCGATAAAGGTAATCATTCGCGACAAAATAGTAAAGAATTATTAGTTGCGCCAACACCAGTTGTAGAAAAAGCTCCAACCCcaagtaaaaatattgaaatatatgcAACTCTCCCTAAAAAGAAGGGAGGAATGTTTAAGAAACTTTCAGCTACAAATGTGATCGAAGATGAAGAATATATGTTATACGATAGACCACCACGAGAATCACGAAGTATTTTCTCTAGATCGAAAACAAAGGACGAAGAAAAAGAGAAAGTCGTTCGTGAAAAACGATCACGAAGTGAAGATCGAAGTAAAGTTTTAAGCGATTTATCACTTTCCGCATCAGAAATGTTTAAGAAAGATAAGAAGGAAGAAAAAGAGGATAAAAAAGATGGTAAAACGGgtaaaaaacaacataaaattcGCCGAAAATTATTAATGGGGGGTttaattaaacgaaaaaatcGTAGCATGCCGGATCTCACAGAAGGCAATACAGAAGTATCAAAAGTTGTGGATCCAGTTAGTACAACCGTGGATGATAGTAGTGTTGGATTAAAAGGCACAGAAAAAACAGCCACCATGTGTGGTTACCTATCAGAAGGTCACTTGGAATTTGCCGGTTCACCTACTGGTTGCAATACTAACCCTAATTTAGAACGTAGTAAATTAATGCGGAAGAGTTTTCATAGTAGTGcaggaaaaattttaacagctgCTAAAGTGCCACCTCCTCCACCATTAAGGACAACTTCCCAACTTAGCGGGTCTAAGTTGCATGACGAAGTTAATCAGACTAACAAACTAACACAATATCacgattattattatcataataatcaaaatcaaaattataatcaaaatcaaaatcatacCACGGAACCACAATCGTTACCCTATATGCCATCGTATAATGGATATAATCCGGCGAATAATTATCCGCAACGTGGTGGTCCTCAATACTACAACGAAAGTACTTTATATGACACCGTAAATCAAAATCCTTGCAATAATATGATTATTACAAAAGCTGATGTTCACCAAGAACAGAGTCCGATGAAATCTGATTCGTACAACACACCAATCGATAGTGGAGTTGATGAGGTTGACTGTGTAATGCCAAGTGTTAGCCTCGAATTACCTCCATATCCAAGTCCGCTTAATTCTGTTTCACATTCAAGACAACCAAGTGAAGATTTTCCACCACCACCTCCTCCATTAGATCTCAGTGCTTTGGAAGAACACTTACAAGGTGTTGATACAGGAAAATCAACACCCGAACCATTAGCTGCTCCAGCACCAAGCACCTTCCTTTTACAATTACAACAAAAGAGAAAACAAATCTTAACTGAAGAAACAGAATTTAAACATGAAAAGGTTGAATCAACTGAACGATCCTCTGGTGATGTTTGGTTAAAAGAATTACAAGCGAAACAAGCAGTTTTACGTTTAAAACGCAATCAATCGGAAGCTGCTCAAAAATCAAATGGATCTTTGAATGGTAGTTGCCAATCACTTTTAAGTAATGACTCAGATAACTCGAAAGCGGCATCTGTTAAAGATTTAGCATCTCGCTTCGAACAAATACGTCTTCCGTCCAAACAAGCTGATGCAAGTATAAAACGAACGCCATCTACGAATAGTATTTCGAATGATGATCAAATGAATGCGATTACTAGCGATCAAATACAACAGGAAATTCGTGAAGTTGAAATGTTGAACGCGGTTGTTGCACAAACATTTACTGCATCCTCAAATGAATTAGGTGATTCATCCGATAGTGATTCGAAACAAAGACCGAAACGCACGAAGAAGAAGAGTGTATCATTCTGTGATCAAGTAATATTAGTTGCAACTGCAGAGGAACAAGAAGATGACAGTTACATTCCAAATCCAATTTTGGAACGTGTTTTACGATCTGCTTTTAATAAACCTGAAACTGAAGCTATTGAACAGGAAATTAGAAGTTTACGAGAAGCAGAACTTCGAAAAGAAAATGCTGCAAAAgaacaaattacaaatttaaatccTTCAGTTGAAGATAAAATTGATTCGATTATAATGCAAAATGCTGTTGCTACACCAAGTATGCCATCACCACCGATTTCTTTCGTACGAACCGATGCTAGTGGTAAATTAATGCAAGTCAATAATGCTGAAAATAATCCAGGATTTCAACGACAAGGAAGTAAAGAACTTTTATGCCCAACTCAACCAATGTACAATAAAGTTCCACCAAACTTGCAATATGGATCATCACCGAATCAAAGTATTTTGCCAAACAAATTCCCACAACCTGGGCCTGCAACACATCAAGCAAGAATACAAAATCTCGCACAATCACGACAAATCCCACAAAATGGTGCAATTACTTCGAATCCACAAAACTCTTATCATGCTAACCAAAATCATTCAAGTTCATATCAACAAATTCCTTCCACTCAAAATCAACAAAGTCCTTATCAGTTAATTCCGTCCAGCCAAAATCAACAAAGCTCTTATCAACAAATTCCATCCAATccaaatcaacaaaatattcCGTCCACTCAAAATCAACAAAGTCCTTATCAACCAATTCCGTCCTCTCAAAATCAACAAAGTCCTTATCAACCAATTCCTTCCAATCAGCATAGTCCTTACCAACAAATACCATCGTCTCAAAATCAACAAAGCTCTTATCAACAAAATCCGTCAATGCAAAATCAACAAAGCTCTTATCAGCAAATTTCTTCGGCTCAAAGTCAACAAAACTCTTATCAACAAGTTCCATCGTCTCAAAATATGCAAAGCTCTTATCAACCGGTTCCATCCTCTCAAAATCAACAAAGCTCTTATCAACAAATTCCTTCCAATGCAAGTCATTTACATTCAAATCATTTGCAAACTAATCAAATGCGGCAATCTCCGAGTGGGTTCCATTATCAACAATCTGAATATAATCAAAATGGTAATGGTCCAATCAATGGCTACCACAATGGTTATCCAAATAATGGACCACAAAGCAACAATAATAGTGCTGTAAATGGATATCCAAATCATCCAACAACTTACCCACAAAATGGTAACATCACATCACCGGGCGTGCAAACAAATTATCCTTCGCATCACGCAGGATATAACTCATCGTCTCCATCATACACCGCACAAAGCGTACAAAACTACCCAGAAAACGCACAAAATATGCAACAATATCGACAGCACAATCAACAAACTAATCAATCTGCCCCAGTTTATCAACATCCTCCCCCACCTGGCTCCAACTTTAATGGACAATATCACCCTAACTATGTACAAAAAGCTATGACTCGTCATCCAAATAATCATCCACAAACAGTATTAAATGGTGCCCAAAAATCATCTCCACAAGGTGTTTACCAACGTGTTCCAGAAAACGCAAATCATTCAGTTTATCAACGATTACCGCATCACGAAACATCTCCACAAAATGGTagtgtttatcaaaaattaccTGATCATCCCCAGAACCAATCCCCTTATCAACGTGTTCCCCAACCTCACGACACACAAATCCCAGCGAATTCTCCATACCAACGTGTTCCACCACCTCATCCGGATAATGTGCCAAATTCCCTATACCAAACCGTTCCACAAAAACAATTCGATCCAATGTACCCTCAAAATCAATCCAATAAACTACCATATcaacaaatatcaaaatcaatGTTGGCTGCACAAAAAAAATCTGTACATTTTGAGCCAGGTACAAAAGGTGGAGCAGAATCACCGAGCCCACCCAAAAATGGTTTAACAAATGGGAACGTTCCACAAAAtgagaatgttttaaaaactgtaCCGTGTAATTTATGTCGTAAGAAACAAGTGTTGCCACCTTTAACGTATTGTAGTGATTGTGATTTTTATATGTCTAGATTTCGACCGCgacattaa